Genomic segment of Lepus europaeus isolate LE1 chromosome 6, mLepTim1.pri, whole genome shotgun sequence:
GAAAATAGTTCAGCCTGAGCCGAAAGCCTGCCAGTGCATCTCttcacacaccccacaccccgtACCTGAAAAGTTGGCCATTCTCTTCAGAGCCTCTTGGAGATTCAGGTACTGATGGTTAAGTTCCATTTGCTTTTTGGATTTTTCATCCAGCCTCTTGGCAAGAATTTCTATCATTTCCTTGAGTTCCCTTTGTGATTCCTGGGAAGCTGCTTCTGCCTGCTGCTGGGCTAAGACCTGTCCCTCCAGTATATTCTCCTGGAGAGTGAGGTTTGCTTGCTGTTGCTTTAGGAGGTCAGATACCTGCAATACTAAATCACACCCGATTCCATTTTCAATCCTCAGCAAAAATTCCTCCAAATGGATTTTTAAGTAAATCAGTACACAAACTCAAATAACCTATCTTGACAACAGATAAGATACTGGAAAATGACCTAAATGCAATCAGATATTGTGGATTTGGAAGTTAATTTCAGGAATTATACTTGTgacaaaaaaagagattttatttttaattgagttgTACACAAGTTAAGAGTAATCACAGCACACATAGTGTAACAGTTGAATAAAATATAGACCATCTAAAATAGCCAGACACCATCAGATTCAGTGGTTATTAATAGAAATAGCCATTAATGATGTACTCTATTTGTGTCTTAATTATTTCACTACATctcctcccattctgtctgttctTTCAGACTTCCTAATTTTATTTAGGAACTGTGGTGctcagaattattttaaattattgtgtCATAAAagtctcaaaacatttttttttttggctacagCATATTTTAGGAAGGGTGGAGATGAAATGAAGTTGTGAAATCAAGCAGAAGTGAATTTTAGGGTCAAATAGCTCagttctagattttttttaaccaaaaatagtatttatttgaaagggagacacacacatacacacacagagagagagagagagagagagagagagagaaattgagacagaaatacagatgaagagagatctttcatttactgttttaccctccaaatgcctgcagcagctagggctaggccaggccaaagtcaggagccaggaactcagtctggatctcccacatgggtggcagggatccaacttcttgaaccatcatctgctgtctcttagGGAATCCACTAGCAGAaagttagaatcaggagcagagctgagacttgaacccaggcactcccatatgggaagctggtgttttAGTgttccaagcaatgtcttaactgctgggccacacATCTGCCCCTCAGTTCTGGAGTCTTGGTAGAGTACAGAACAGACCTCCTGGCTTCAAGGCCAGATGTGACCAAAACCTCAGAGGAAGGCTCTTCCAGTCCCTGACACTGAGTCAAGGATGCCTCTCTCATTAGGAAAGACCTTAAGTGTCTATAGATGGAAATAATAGTAGTTTGTGAATTTGAACAACCAACAAGCCAATAGCAAATCAAAATCCTTAGTAACCTAGATCCTAGGCAGCTGAAGCATCTCAGATCTACAACCTAACACACAGGCAGAGCAGGTGGATGATGGGcaccactttctttctctctaagcCACTCTGGTCTTTCTTttcacttcctcttttcctctcaaTATCCTCTCTTGCTAAATGGTCATATTACAAAtttgacagtttttaaaaacagaataacggatttttttgaaaacatacattttcagtttatttgaaagttggggtaggggagagagggaaagagagagagagagatggggagagggagaaggagagagaaagggaaagagaaagggaaagagagagaaaccttctatctactaattcactctccaaattcctacagtatctggtgctgggccagtctgagaccaagaacctagaactcaatccaagtcttgcAAATGGGCGGCAAGCATTTGAGTAGTTGGGACCCAGGGACtcgagtcatcatctgttgcctcccaggatatgtattagcaggaagccgtgTCAGaatggagctggggctcaaatcccacatatcccaagcagcatcttaattgctgtaccaaacactgcccttacattttctttcaaatattttacttaCTGTGTTTATGGttcttaactttaaaataatatttaatcaccactatttcaaaaaaatccataaaaactaaatttcttttatgtttaggtCTCTGAAGTAATCGTGTGGAATAGCAACGTCAAATAATTTTCTTCTCCATCATTGTAGCATTTAAATAGACACTATCTATGAACTTATGAAAACAAAAAGCCAACCATTTATAATCTTCATTCCAACTCTCCACTCATTTGAGGTATGAACAAAATACACTTGCTCATTTTCCCATACTAAAAACATTTTGCCTAAATGGAATCTAAATCAAGGCTGTTTTGTAGTTGTTACAAAACAAACTTAAACACTTACCAACACTCATCCTCCCCCCAACTCACACACCATTTCCCTATTTCAGCACTTACATTGCATCCCCAGCATTATAATGGTCACCAGTGATCCCAGGCAAAGGACCCCGagagccacagcagctgggcaccaccaaggagaagaaagaaaacggAGACCTGGAGTGACAGAGGACATTAGCAAGATGAGTAAGAATGGAAAGAAGTCATATTGTTCTCTGGGTCCTGTCTGTATTTGGAGCTCTGCTTTCCTCACCTCTGGTCCTCCCATTGGTTCTGAAAACAGTTTCTTCTACATGTTTACAGAGGAAATAAAAGGATTGTTAAAGGATTGGCGTGGTGCCTCCAGGACCACACAACTGCTAAATTCGAGAGCCAGGATTCCACACCAGATGCCCGACTAAGTTTATAATCTGCCTAATCTCCCAACAGTGACTCTGCAATTGCAAACTCCTAGTCCAGCCTGGTTGGATCAACTTCGCCGACAGTACAGAGAGCCTGATGCTTGTAACACAGAtcgtgtgtacacatgtgtgtgcacacacacacacgtgttttATAAGGAACATGATATGAACAGATATCAGGCATCAAGAAATAAGCTTCAGGCAATTAATGGACTGAGATTTCCTTAAAGAATCCTGTGCATTATTTCATAGTCTTTAATGTTTAGTTCACTAAAATTACATCTTGAAATTGGAGCTTTTTTTGAGCAAAGACAAATCAGAAGGAAACTTCAGTATTCTCATGGCTTATACTAACAGCATGTCCTACACTAATACCAATTCTGGGGCTGTTGTTATAAGAGGAAAATTCACcatttttgtgaaaataaataaatcctatagCTTACAGGTGTCAGAATATCTCTTTATGTGTTCCATCACTAACAAAGCACAGATAATATTGGATCAGTGGGAAAAAATTCCATACAATATATTTGGCTTCCTCATTTAATGAGATAAACAAATAAGGCACTGATATTGTTATCTTCAATATGCAAATAGAAAAATGAAGGGTTCCATCATGTGCTTAAAATCAGATGCTAAAATCTAAGCAGAGATATTAAATTTAATTGTCGATCGCTATATAACTGGCTATACCACATCACAAAATTTCCAGTGTGAATGGACAATGATCCAAGTCAACCAACACACAAATATATTCAGAGAGTTTTCGTGTTTCAAAAGCACTGTGCTAGACTCTGCAGATGATAAAGAGAACACAGGCACTTTTGACAGAGGGGAGTATAAGGGTacttatggaaaatatgtattatggaaaaactatgcatggattgcaaaaaaattattttgcaacataataaacttatcctttcattctattttccattaagtTCTTGAAGTACCCGCATGCGGTTCTTTCACTGACTCAATAGTTTCTGaaatccagtgtgtgtgtgtggcaagcTTGGAGATGCAGAAGATAACTTTCTTTTGTGAACAACTGACCAATCATATCCTCAGAAGCAATTATCTCCTGTGAAGTTTTCAACCAATCTCCCTCTGGAAAATATTCATCTCATTAGGATGTCAAGTATGTTCACCACTTCTGGATGATAAAATTCctgaatttttagaatttttacttaaaaaaaaatgggaggacCTATAGCtgtgaaagatcttccttctttctctatacCTCCCTTTGTCCTGTTCCCTTGGAAGGTAGAAGCCATTAATTCAATTCCACCCCCACTATTGTTTTCctaatcagaaaataatttaattcttTGCAGTTGGACATGAATCTAACCAGGGTTCTGAAAGAATTAATTTAATATTACAGCAAAAGTCAAGCACTCAATCCTACTGtatgaataatgaatgaatgagtaaataagcTATTATTATTTCTTGTAGGTCTACCCATAAATGCCAGCATTTTTTTCATACCAAGTTATGTCATCATCTCCAACTTATTTTCCTATGGAGAGAAATCTTTATCTTGTTTATTGGAAACATGatctgaaattttcttttccaaatttctGATAAAACTTGTTTATCCTCTTCTCcttatattttgttcttttttctcaggataaatataaaataaaagccaATTTATCCAAATTGTTGAAATGGAATTATGAATTAACATATACTTAAAGAGTTTAGATTACTGTATGTATCAAATAGATattatattttttcagttatatataataaaatatacgcTAAACAATACTGAATATCCTGTGATTTACTTTGGATAATTCATATTTCAAGTTTGTAGTATCTCAAAGGCACTTACAAAAGTTATtggtagggccggcgccgtggcttaacaggctaaccctctgccttgcggcgccggcacaccggcttctagtcccggtcggggcgccggattctatcccagttgcccctcttccaggccagctctctgccatggcccgggaaggcagtggaggatggtccgagtccttgggccctgctcccgcatgggagaccaggagaagcacctggctcctggcttcagatcagcgcgatgagcttgccgcagcgcgccagccgcagtgcaccagctgcagcggccattggagggtgaaccaacggcaaaaaggaagacctttctctctgtctctctctctcacgtccactctgcctgtcaaaaaaaaaaaaaaaaaaattcctacttctggggcaggtatttggtgtagcagttaagacgcaCTCTCAACATGTAAGGGGAGTGCCAGAGTTCACATCCTGGTTTTgctacagatttaaaaaaaaaaaaaagttattggtgTACACATTGGGTCCGAAGGGATTGGATTTTggataaataggtaaataaataaaaataatacatttaaagtGAACAGCATAGAGAATAGCTTACAATAAATCCTCTAAGTATTATCATCACCATTATATCTGACTTGTTTTTCTGTAAGGCAAACGGTTTTAACTGTACTATGTTTTCCCATACTTGGGTGTCTAGCTTTCCAATCCTTTTCTTCAATAAATTTACACTTTTGAGCCTATGTTGAGATTCAGTTCCTCTACACCTTTGCCCATCCCTGGTACCTTTAGGTTTCTtcccgctccacttctgatcaggctgGTCCTTCATGGGCTTGACCTTGAGGTCGTCAACAGCTATTTCCAAATTCATGCCAAGAACGAGAGATGGAAGCAGTGAAAGACTTCCACAAACTGAGAGTGTGCAAACTTCTGCCGGAGTATTTAAAGAGCCACTGTTATCTAATAGAATGACTCAATCACTCGGTAGGAGGAAGGGGAGGTTTTTGCTTCATTTTGGGAAGTCGGCTGACGCATTCTTGAGTTATGTCTATTGCAGGTGGGGAAAGTTGTGATTCTGATACTGTTTCAGCATGTTTCACTAAGTAATTTCTGAAAGGGAAAACTGTATTTTCCATGACCATTAGGGGAGAGGCATTGTTGTACTCCTGCTTCAGACaaggaaacagaaattcaaaaagaGTGCATGACACTAAATTTGTGAGAGTGCAATTGGGCCAGCTTCTTTCAttccaacagtcagagctgtttGTTAATTTCACCATAGTACATGTCTCTATGTCTATATAGTGTCTTTCACAACTCATACATTTTTCTTTGTATCTGTCACTTTTTCCTTGTAGGCATCTTCCAGACTAAGatgaaatgctttttctttttttatgagagagggagagagagagagaattcctattggctggttcactccccagataccagcATCAGCCAGGGGAGACCaaagctaggtctcccacatgtaggATAgctcccaaatacttgagccaccatggctgcctcccaggatcttcattaacaggaagctgtgatcaggaagcagagccaagtGTCAAATCAaggcatgcaggcatcctaactggtgtttTAACAACTGAGTGGATCCCTGGCCTGCTGTCATTTTTAAAGTTGATAGTAGACTCGAAAATTTGGGATGAGTCATCTGTAACTCCTGTTAATGCAGTGATGTGCTGGATAATTTTAGAACTTAACTAAGGGTaccaatcttccttccttccttccttccttccttccttccttccttccttccttccttccttttaaagatttatttatttatttgaaaggcagagttacagagagagaggtcctccatccactgtttcgctccctgaatggctgcaatggcaagagctgagctggtccaaagccaggagtcaggggcacctttctggtctcccacgtgggtccagtggcacaagcacttgggccatcctttgctgctttgccaagcacattagcaggaagctggatcggaagtagagcagctagggccCAAATTGGCATCCATACGTGTgtaaagctggcactgcaggcagcagctttaccctctctgccacagcgcaggccccaagggTACCGTTTCATACAGCGACAATATGACATAGAAGCACACAGCCCTGTATAGTCAGAACTAGTTTCGGATCTTCCCCAAGATCTGCAACCTTATGGAATTGCCTAACACTTTAAATCTCTTTGTCTATAAGTTAGAAATAATGTCTATTTTCTAATGTTGTTATAGGTATTTAAATGAGAAATTGGGTGAAAAGAACAAGCTCTGTACTTGGAACGTAATAAGAAcccaattaatatatttattaccATTGTGAGTAGTGCTATTCAGCCCAGCTGAATTAGCCAGCAAAAAGTGCATTCTAGTCTAACCTGTGGATGACTTGCAACCCAAAGACTTGGTCATGGTGCCCTCCCTGTGAATGTGTCTGTTTGTGTTCTTTGATTGAATCCAAATCTGCTTCCCCTTCACAATCTCCTAACCCAAACCAACCTCACTGACGTtatatgtgttttttatttattttaaagaatcctTATCCATTAGAGATGTCTTCTGAAGTATTATGTCCAAAATGATATGATGTTTAGGATCTGCTTTaagctaaggaaaaaaaaaagaagaagaagaaaaagtgggTAAAAGAAGAATGGACAAGTAAATACAGTTTTGAGGGAACTATTAGGAAAAATCACCAATATTGACAGGCTACTTACAAGTGCATTTCCCTCTTACCCCTGAGAAACTGTCTGTATTACTTTGTTCTGAGCAGGGTATCTGAGATCAACTTGAAAATAGTTaacttggccagcgctgcggctcacttggctaatcctccgcctgtggtgctggcaccccgggttctagtcccggctggggcgccggattctgtcccggttgcccctcttccaggccagctctctgctgtggccagggagtgcagtggaggatggcccaagtgcttgggccctgcacccgcatgggagaccaggagaggcacctggcttctggctttggatcagcgcagcgcgccgaccatagcagccatttggggggtgaaccaacggaaggaagacctttctctctgtctctctttctctgtctaactctgcctgtcaaaaaaaaaaaaaaaaaaaaaagaaagaaagaaagaaagaaagaaagaaagaaaatagttaaCTTGTCATTTTAAGTTTTACTCTATCACGCAGTTCCCACGCATAAAAAATTCAGCATGCACCAAA
This window contains:
- the OLR1 gene encoding oxidized low-density lipoprotein receptor 1 isoform X1, producing the protein MNLEIAVDDLKVKPMKDQPDQKWSGKKPKGLRFLSSPWWCPAAVALGVLCLGSLVTIIMLGMQLLQVSDLLKQQQANLTLQENILEGQVLAQQQAEAASQESQRELKEMIEILAKRLDEKSKKQMELNHQYLNLQEALKRMANFSGPCPEDWLWHGKNCYLFSSGSFNWESSQEKCLSLDAQLLKINSTEDLGFIQQATSHSSFPFWMGLSRRKPDYSWLWEDGSPLMPHLFRFQGAVSQRYPSGTCAYMQRGNVFAENCILVAYSICQKKANLLRSE